The Terriglobia bacterium DNA window TAGGGCGCACACACGATCCTGCCTGAGCACCTCCGTCCGAATGGACCGAAGTCCCCCTGGCTTTCGGATAAAATTCCGGACGGAGGGCGTTCGGGCAGACTTGGTGAGGGTCCCGCCATCGAGGAAACGCATCGCCATGCCGGCCAGCCCTCAGCTTCGTGTCCGCGCGCAGTGCTTGTAGGAAGGGGACCTCAGCTCGATCACCTTTGATGAGGAAACGAAGCGTTGCTGCTTTGCCTCTGACCCGATCGAAGAAACGTGTTCACAGAGCAGACGTGAGCTCTTCCTCCGACCCAACCTCACCCCGCACGCTCGGGCGAGGCTGTCGCCGATTTCAGGGCGACGATGTCGGACGATTTGAATTGTTGTCCTGACAAATGGCGTGAGATGAGGGAACAGGTCATGGTTTAGATTTCCTTCTTTCATCCACAGCCCCTGCCCGCAGAAAAACCTGTCAAATTCTTCTTTGCATATTCCGCCCAATCCGTAGAAAATGTGCATAAAGGAAGCCCTATGATGACGCTCAAGTTCTCGCTCCTGATCTCTCTGTTAATCTCATCCGCTTATCCTTCGTTGTGCCAGACCACGATTTCCGATCCCGGCACCAAGCGGATTTGCGATGGGGTGAAGGATGTCGCATTGCCCGCCCAGGATCGTCCCAGCCCGGAGGAAGCAAAGGCGCTGACGAATTGCGTGTCAGAAGACCTTTACTTCGGTTTCGGGCAACCCGTCGATCTAGCGAAAGCTCGCCAGTGTGCTTATCTCGAAATGGAAAGAGACAACAAGAACCTTCCATTCGCAGGCAGGGCGATTCTGATGATGGTTTATGCGAATGGGAAGGGCGCGTCCCGGAACTTTGATGTCGCGATCAAGCTGGGATGTGAAATGAGTGGTGCACCTAACGATGTCGCCGGCAATGTGCATCAACTCGCACGTTTCAAAGAAGGACACTGGAGCGGAGACAATTTCAGCGTTTGTGATCACAGCTCCGGACGATACATGTATTTGCAGTGTGCCATTCTCCAAGACCGATTTGACAAGCCGGAGCGTGACAAAAGGCTGAATGCGATGGTGTCCCAGTGGAATGCGCAGGACCGACAGGCATTCCAGCCGCTGCAACTGGCGGCGGAGAGGTTCTTCAACACCCACGCCAGCCAGGAAGCAGACCTCGAAGCGACGATTGAAGTTCATGAAAAGGCCTTCCTGGAGAGGGGCTTCAGTTCGATGCTCGAACAGTGCGAGCGCGGCGAATTGCCCAGGTTCACAGCTGAGCAATTCGGCCAGGCCGATGCGGCTTTGGGTACTGTGTACTCCAAGATTCAGACAGGGACTGTTCAACGTTGGGGGACGGTGACTGTCGAAGGCATTAGGACCGCTCAGCAGGCGTGGATTTCCTATCAGGACGCCTGGGTCACCTTTGGGAAGCAGAAATATCCCGGCGTCAGCACTGAAAGTTGGAAGACGTGGCTCATACAACAGCGCGTCGAGATGCTGGACTTCTTTCTGCATTGAGCCGCGGGATTCCAGCTTAACGCGGATAGGAGAAAGTCAGACCTGCGAATCAGCGTGAATTGCTACCCCCTCTAATTCAAGCTAATTCAGCTCCCCGCCATCCTTCCACAGACCTTAGAGCTCTCTAACCTCCATTCCGATCCATGATTAGTGGTTGGAGGATGAACCCTCCTTCACAAAAGAAAGCGGGTGGGAGATGCGCATGAGTTAACATCCTTTAGCGCTTCTCCCACCCGAGGAGGAGGGAAGATCAAAACCCACAAAGACTCATCTGATCCTTGTTATGAAGGAAGTTGCCCGGCCGCCCTCGCTGGAGGTAACGGTGACGCTATCGGGGATGGGATTGACCCCGACCCAGCGTCCGATGTAGGTATTGGGGGCGCAGGCCGGCAAGCACAGGGGCG harbors:
- a CDS encoding DUF1311 domain-containing protein codes for the protein MMTLKFSLLISLLISSAYPSLCQTTISDPGTKRICDGVKDVALPAQDRPSPEEAKALTNCVSEDLYFGFGQPVDLAKARQCAYLEMERDNKNLPFAGRAILMMVYANGKGASRNFDVAIKLGCEMSGAPNDVAGNVHQLARFKEGHWSGDNFSVCDHSSGRYMYLQCAILQDRFDKPERDKRLNAMVSQWNAQDRQAFQPLQLAAERFFNTHASQEADLEATIEVHEKAFLERGFSSMLEQCERGELPRFTAEQFGQADAALGTVYSKIQTGTVQRWGTVTVEGIRTAQQAWISYQDAWVTFGKQKYPGVSTESWKTWLIQQRVEMLDFFLH